From Triticum urartu cultivar G1812 chromosome 2, Tu2.1, whole genome shotgun sequence, a single genomic window includes:
- the LOC125539644 gene encoding uncharacterized membrane protein At4g09580: protein MGREDRFPVWEAALGAGVAAVFAAGLVGVYLSMPDSDYSFLKLPRNLHELQILTGHLENYTSDYTVQVLIGYCAVYIFMQTFMIPGTIFMSLLAGALFGQLRGVALVVFAASAGASSCFFLSKMIGKPLVFVLWPDKLTFFQKQVAKRREKLLNYMLFLRVTPTLPNTFINLASPIVDVPFHTFLLATLIGLIPAAYVTVRAGIALGELTSLSDLYDTQSVALLFLIGVVSVTPALLSKDEAQDTAPEIAAGAS, encoded by the exons atGGGGAGGGAGGACAGGTTCCCGGTCTGGGAGGCCGCGCTCGGCGCCGGGGTCGCCGCCGTCTTCGCCGCGGGCCTCGTCGGGGTCTACCTCTCCATGCCGGACTCCGACTACAGCTTCCTCAAGTTGCCCCGCAACCTCCACGAACTCCAAATCCTCAC TGGCCATCTTGAGAACTATACCAGTGACTACACCGTACAGGTGTTGATAGGTTACTGTGCTGTGTACATTTTCATGCAGACCTTCATGATCCCAGGGACAATATTCATGTCATTGCTTGCTGGTGCTCTGTTCGGGCAACTCCGGGGTGTGGCTCTGGTTGTCTTTGCTGCCTCTGCTGGTGCTTCTTCATGCTTTTTCCTGTCGAAGATGATTGGAAAACCGCTGGTGTTCGTGCTGTGGCCAGACAAGCTCACATTCTTCCAGAAGCAG GTCGCCAAAAGAAGAGAAAAGCTGTTGAATTACATGCTTTTCCTCAGGGTCACCCCAACATTGCCAAATACCTTCATCAACTTGGCATCGCCCATTGTTGATGTGCCCTTCCATACCTTCTTATTGGCAACTCTTATCGGTCTCATCCCAGCAGCCTACGTGACCGTGAGG GCTGGGATTGCTCTGGGAGAGCTAACATCGCTCAGCGACCTGTATGACACCCAGTCAGTAGCCCTGCTTTTCTTGATCGGCGTGGTCTCGGTCACACCAGCATTGTTGAGCAAGGACGAGGCGCAAGACACGGCACCAGAAATCGCAGCAGGCGCCTCATGA
- the LOC125539643 gene encoding uncharacterized protein LOC125539643 isoform X1 → MLGLLRRRAASSPAASLQLFQCWYHRSSERLLPCRDQEVSYGLNWAIAARGVVVKDKVFYNLEPSELQKSGTTYAERLSGTPLHVKGNVIGGFPDISGAQFAKLLKQVTFHLSSISSLYVQDGAIGSSAECDAKVRVISDNPSAIMSLSNILQKIPDRAISHDTCPLTIYVASSISTNVRNALGSGTQYANGVAVADIERSSLILCGKAFADSTMLKHALTALAAPILSARGGLPVPGWLLSCAGSIVLLFAPVEVIKSCSEIQDVLVSTDSGVVISSKQSSVLFPTKSRAPQLFTKPATVVVVSSDSTDALPLVSKLTPGQAAYHFLAGYEDGKFVPAYNRAPSPFDQLALANSLFLHLKNDKTPTYLINAKSSGKQIDGKDLMRLIELAQSNGMPDSSKPEDTRVAELKGKYRGFISGKFGKYLPEEFSF, encoded by the exons ATGCTGGGCCttctccgccgccgcgccgcatccTCGCCGGCGGCGAGCCTCCAGCTA TTCCAGTGCTGGTACCATCGAAGCAGCGAGAGACTATTGCCTTGCCGAG ACCAGGAAGTTTCATATGGTCTCAATTGGGCTATTGCTGCGAGAGGCGTCGTCGTAAAAGACAAGGTCTTCTATAACTTGGAGCCGTCAGAGCTTCAGAAAAGTGGTACTACTTATGCAG AGCGTCTGTCTGGTACTCCACTTCATGTTAAAGGAAATGTCATTGGTGGGTTCCCTGATATTTCAGGAGCTCAATTTGCAAAGCTTCTGAAACAG GTGACCTTCCACCTTTCATCCATCTCAAGTCTTTATGTCCAAGATGGTGCCATTGGTTCATCTGCAGAATGTGATGCAAAGGTCCGTGTTATTAGTGACAACCCCTCTGCCATCATGTCACTCTCCAATATCCTTCAGAAAATACCAGATCGTGCGATTTCCCACGACACATGCCCTTTGACTATATATGTTGCCAGTTCCATCAG TACCAACGTCAGGAATGCTCTGGGTTCAGGGACACAATATGCTAATGGAGTTGCAGTGGCAGACATAGAACGCTCATCACTTATCCTATGTGGTAAAGCATTTGCTGATTCCACTATGCTAAAACATGCACTTACTGCTTTGGCTGCCCCTATACTGTCTGCAAGAGGAGGCCTCCCCGTCCCTGGCTG GCTTCTGTCTTGTGCTGGTTCTATTGTACTGCTGTTTGCTCCAGTGGAGGTCATCAAGTCCTGCTCCGAAATTCAGGATGTTCTTGTCTCCACTGATAGCGGTGTAGTTATCTCTTCAAAACAATCTAGTGTGCTGTTCCCAACAAAGTCAAGAGCACCACAGTTGTTTACCAAACCAGCTACAGTGGTTGTTGTATCATCTGATAG CACTGATGCCCTGCCATTGGTATCAAAGCTCACTCCAGGTCAGGCAGCCTACCATTTCTTAGCTGGCTATGAGGATGGTAAATTTGTCCCAGCTTACAACAGGGCCCCCTCTCCTTTTGACCAGCTTGCCCTCGCAAATTCCTTATTTCTGCAT TTGAAAAACGACAAGACACCAACTTATCTGATCAATGCCAAGAGCTCCGGAAAGCAAATTGATG GCAAGGACTTGATGAGACTAATCGAGCTGGCGCAATCTAACGGCATGCCAGACAGCAGCAAGCCTGAGGACACTAGAG TGGCTGAACTCAAGGGGAAGTACAGGGGCTTTATATCCGGCAAGTTCGGCAAATATTTACCCGAGGAGTTCTCATTCTGA
- the LOC125539643 gene encoding uncharacterized protein LOC125539643 isoform X2, giving the protein MQHAERLSGTPLHVKGNVIGGFPDISGAQFAKLLKQVTFHLSSISSLYVQDGAIGSSAECDAKVRVISDNPSAIMSLSNILQKIPDRAISHDTCPLTIYVASSISTNVRNALGSGTQYANGVAVADIERSSLILCGKAFADSTMLKHALTALAAPILSARGGLPVPGWLLSCAGSIVLLFAPVEVIKSCSEIQDVLVSTDSGVVISSKQSSVLFPTKSRAPQLFTKPATVVVVSSDSTDALPLVSKLTPGQAAYHFLAGYEDGKFVPAYNRAPSPFDQLALANSLFLHLKNDKTPTYLINAKSSGKQIDGKDLMRLIELAQSNGMPDSSKPEDTRVAELKGKYRGFISGKFGKYLPEEFSF; this is encoded by the exons ATGCAG CATGCAGAGCGTCTGTCTGGTACTCCACTTCATGTTAAAGGAAATGTCATTGGTGGGTTCCCTGATATTTCAGGAGCTCAATTTGCAAAGCTTCTGAAACAG GTGACCTTCCACCTTTCATCCATCTCAAGTCTTTATGTCCAAGATGGTGCCATTGGTTCATCTGCAGAATGTGATGCAAAGGTCCGTGTTATTAGTGACAACCCCTCTGCCATCATGTCACTCTCCAATATCCTTCAGAAAATACCAGATCGTGCGATTTCCCACGACACATGCCCTTTGACTATATATGTTGCCAGTTCCATCAG TACCAACGTCAGGAATGCTCTGGGTTCAGGGACACAATATGCTAATGGAGTTGCAGTGGCAGACATAGAACGCTCATCACTTATCCTATGTGGTAAAGCATTTGCTGATTCCACTATGCTAAAACATGCACTTACTGCTTTGGCTGCCCCTATACTGTCTGCAAGAGGAGGCCTCCCCGTCCCTGGCTG GCTTCTGTCTTGTGCTGGTTCTATTGTACTGCTGTTTGCTCCAGTGGAGGTCATCAAGTCCTGCTCCGAAATTCAGGATGTTCTTGTCTCCACTGATAGCGGTGTAGTTATCTCTTCAAAACAATCTAGTGTGCTGTTCCCAACAAAGTCAAGAGCACCACAGTTGTTTACCAAACCAGCTACAGTGGTTGTTGTATCATCTGATAG CACTGATGCCCTGCCATTGGTATCAAAGCTCACTCCAGGTCAGGCAGCCTACCATTTCTTAGCTGGCTATGAGGATGGTAAATTTGTCCCAGCTTACAACAGGGCCCCCTCTCCTTTTGACCAGCTTGCCCTCGCAAATTCCTTATTTCTGCAT TTGAAAAACGACAAGACACCAACTTATCTGATCAATGCCAAGAGCTCCGGAAAGCAAATTGATG GCAAGGACTTGATGAGACTAATCGAGCTGGCGCAATCTAACGGCATGCCAGACAGCAGCAAGCCTGAGGACACTAGAG TGGCTGAACTCAAGGGGAAGTACAGGGGCTTTATATCCGGCAAGTTCGGCAAATATTTACCCGAGGAGTTCTCATTCTGA